From the Clostridiales bacterium FE2011 genome, one window contains:
- the secA gene encoding preprotein translocase subunit SecA, translating into MLDFLKKIMGSGNDAQLKKLEKPVQAVMALEEEYRALTDEQLQAKTAEFRQRLQNGETEDDILPEAFATVREAADRVLGMRPFRVQVLGGIVLHQGRIAEMKTGEGKTLVATMPAYLNALCGEGVHVVTVNDYLARRDSEWMGKVYRFLGLSVGLIVHDLEPEERRAAYACDITYGTNNELGFDYLRDNMVIRQDNLVQRGHAFAIVDEVDSILIDEARTPLIISGQGEKSTELYDRVDAVIRTMKPGVHFEVEEKKKVVTLTDEGAQKVEKAFGIENINDPDNSELNHHVHCALRAHNLMKRDVDYVVQNGQVIIVDEFTGRLMIGRRYSEGLHQAIEAKEHVKVERESKTLATITFQNYFRMYKKLSGMTGTAKTEETEFQGIYALDVVEIPTNRPNIRVDQEDMVYKNKAAKYNAVVASIEEYHAKGQPLLVGTISVEVSELLSDMLKRKGIPHEVLNAKNHAKEAEIVAQAGHWGAVTIATNMAGRGTDISLGGNPDYLARRALRQEGVDEEIIEEAVGHNEHVSDEVLEARKRYQEHYERFKVDTDREHERVLQTGGLHIIGTERHESRRIDNQLRGRCARQGDPGSTQFFISLEDDLMRLFGSERIGVMVDRLGLKDDEPLTAGLLTKQIENAQKRIESRNYETRKHVLEYDDVMNRQRGIIYGQRRRVLMGENVRDSIQRMTDHVIDFAAGRWMNGEEPAEWEWKEATNYLENLCCHHGALEANRAIAMEQEDRNAFIEALKEDARKFYEEREQLMDSIHVDMRELERVMLLRSVDTRWMDHIDAMDQLRDGIGYRAYSGKNPVTEYQIESGHMFEELNHLIREDTVRRVYQTKVEVTPERVQTAKPTEARMAGDGPRQPRRVKPSEKIGRNDPCPCGSGKKYKNCCMLKNEG; encoded by the coding sequence ATGCTTGATTTTTTGAAGAAGATCATGGGATCGGGAAACGATGCCCAGTTAAAGAAACTGGAAAAACCCGTACAGGCGGTCATGGCGCTGGAGGAGGAATACCGCGCGCTGACCGATGAACAGCTGCAGGCGAAGACCGCTGAATTCAGACAGCGGCTGCAGAACGGCGAAACCGAAGACGACATTCTCCCGGAAGCTTTTGCCACCGTCCGCGAGGCTGCGGACCGCGTGCTGGGAATGCGCCCCTTCCGGGTACAGGTGCTGGGCGGCATCGTGCTGCACCAGGGCCGGATCGCGGAAATGAAAACCGGTGAAGGTAAAACCCTGGTGGCCACCATGCCGGCTTACCTGAACGCCCTGTGCGGCGAAGGCGTCCATGTGGTGACGGTGAACGACTACCTGGCCCGCCGCGACAGTGAGTGGATGGGCAAGGTGTACCGCTTCCTGGGCCTGAGCGTCGGCCTGATCGTGCACGACCTGGAGCCGGAAGAACGCCGTGCGGCCTATGCCTGCGATATTACCTACGGAACGAATAACGAGCTGGGCTTTGACTACCTGCGGGACAACATGGTCATCCGCCAGGACAACCTGGTGCAGCGGGGCCACGCTTTCGCCATCGTGGACGAAGTTGACTCCATCCTGATCGATGAAGCCCGTACGCCGCTGATCATCTCCGGCCAGGGTGAGAAGAGCACGGAGCTCTATGACCGGGTGGACGCGGTCATCCGCACCATGAAGCCCGGCGTCCACTTTGAAGTGGAAGAAAAGAAAAAGGTCGTTACCCTGACGGATGAAGGCGCCCAGAAGGTGGAAAAAGCCTTTGGCATCGAGAACATCAACGATCCGGACAACAGCGAGCTGAACCACCATGTGCACTGCGCCCTGCGTGCCCATAACCTGATGAAGCGGGATGTGGACTATGTGGTGCAGAACGGCCAGGTTATCATCGTGGATGAATTCACCGGCCGCCTGATGATCGGCCGCCGCTACTCCGAGGGTTTGCACCAGGCCATTGAGGCCAAGGAGCATGTGAAGGTGGAGCGGGAAAGCAAGACCCTGGCCACCATCACCTTCCAGAACTATTTCCGTATGTACAAGAAGCTGTCCGGTATGACCGGTACGGCGAAGACGGAAGAAACGGAATTCCAGGGCATCTACGCGCTGGATGTTGTGGAGATCCCCACCAACCGGCCGAATATCCGTGTGGACCAGGAAGACATGGTCTACAAGAACAAGGCTGCAAAATACAACGCGGTTGTGGCGAGCATTGAGGAATACCACGCCAAGGGACAACCGCTGCTGGTCGGTACCATCAGCGTGGAAGTCAGCGAACTGCTCAGCGACATGCTGAAGCGCAAGGGCATTCCCCATGAAGTGCTGAACGCGAAGAACCACGCCAAGGAAGCTGAAATCGTGGCCCAGGCCGGTCACTGGGGCGCTGTGACCATCGCCACCAACATGGCCGGCCGCGGTACCGATATTTCCCTGGGCGGCAACCCCGATTACCTGGCCCGCCGCGCGCTCCGGCAGGAGGGTGTGGACGAGGAGATCATCGAGGAAGCCGTCGGCCACAACGAGCATGTGAGTGACGAGGTGTTGGAAGCGCGGAAGCGCTATCAGGAGCACTATGAGCGCTTCAAGGTGGATACGGACCGGGAGCACGAGCGGGTGCTGCAGACCGGCGGCCTGCATATCATTGGTACGGAACGCCATGAAAGCCGCCGGATTGACAACCAGCTGCGCGGCCGCTGCGCCCGTCAGGGCGACCCGGGTTCCACCCAGTTCTTTATCAGCCTGGAGGATGACCTGATGCGCCTGTTCGGCAGCGAACGGATCGGCGTCATGGTGGACCGGCTGGGGCTGAAGGATGACGAACCGCTGACTGCCGGCCTGCTGACCAAGCAGATTGAGAACGCCCAGAAGCGGATTGAAAGCCGGAACTATGAGACCCGTAAGCACGTGCTGGAGTATGACGACGTGATGAACCGCCAGCGCGGAATCATCTACGGACAGCGCCGCCGGGTGCTCATGGGCGAGAATGTGCGGGACAGCATCCAGCGCATGACGGATCATGTGATCGACTTTGCGGCAGGACGCTGGATGAACGGGGAAGAACCTGCTGAATGGGAGTGGAAGGAAGCCACCAACTACCTGGAAAACCTGTGCTGCCATCACGGCGCGCTGGAAGCCAACCGCGCCATTGCCATGGAGCAGGAAGACCGGAATGCTTTCATCGAAGCCCTGAAGGAAGATGCCCGGAAGTTCTATGAAGAGCGGGAGCAGCTCATGGACAGCATCCATGTGGATATGCGTGAGCTGGAGCGGGTTATGCTGCTGCGCAGCGTGGACACCCGCTGGATGGATCATATCGACGCCATGGATCAGCTGCGGGACGGTATCGGATACCGTGCGTACAGCGGCAAGAATCCCGTTACGGAATACCAGATTGAATCCGGCCATATGTTTGAGGAACTGAACCACCTGATCCGGGAGGATACGGTTCGCCGGGTCTACCAGACCAAGGTGGAGGTCACGCCGGAACGGGTGCAGACCGCAAAGCCCACCGAAGCCCGGATGGCCGGCGACGGTCCCCGGCAGCCGAGAAGGGTCAAGCCCTCTGAAAAGATCGGCCGGAACGATCCCTGCCCCTGCGGCAGCGGCAAAAAGTACAAGAACTGCTGCATGCTGAAAAATGAAGGCTGA
- the prfB gene encoding peptide chain release factor 2 — MLELEQYAQDITGIRKSILAAGEALHIDHMKEQIDELTEEMNQPEFWNDTERSTRVNQKLGHLKNKLAHYEGLLSTADDIDTMMELAKEENDEEMVQEIGTELASLKEKADALELETLMRGDYDDNDAVLSLHAGAGGTEAQDWTQMLYRMYTRYCERMGFEVKLLDLLDGDEAGIKSVTFEVSGDHAYGYLRGEKGVHRLVRISPFDANARRHTSFSSLDVAPMIEDDGDEIKVDMKYVRVDTYHSSGAGGQNVNKTSSAVRMTYVKDDVTIVVACQTERDQVQNRATCMKMLKAKLLELKEREKEQQMADIKGEMKKIEWGSQIRSYVFQPYTMVKDHRTNYESGNIDDVMNGNLEGFVTAYLKMQ; from the coding sequence ATGTTGGAACTTGAACAATACGCACAGGATATTACGGGGATCCGGAAGAGCATCCTGGCTGCCGGAGAGGCGCTGCATATCGATCATATGAAAGAGCAGATCGATGAGCTGACCGAGGAAATGAACCAGCCGGAATTCTGGAACGATACAGAGCGCTCCACCCGGGTGAACCAGAAGCTGGGCCACCTGAAGAACAAGCTGGCTCATTATGAAGGCCTGCTGAGCACTGCCGATGATATCGATACGATGATGGAGCTGGCCAAGGAAGAAAACGACGAGGAAATGGTCCAGGAGATCGGTACGGAACTGGCCAGCCTGAAGGAAAAGGCGGACGCGCTGGAGCTGGAAACCCTGATGCGGGGCGACTATGACGACAATGACGCCGTGCTGAGCCTTCACGCCGGAGCCGGCGGAACCGAGGCCCAGGACTGGACCCAGATGCTTTACCGGATGTACACCCGCTATTGTGAGCGGATGGGCTTTGAGGTGAAGCTGCTGGACCTGCTGGATGGAGACGAGGCGGGCATCAAGAGCGTGACCTTTGAGGTCAGCGGGGATCATGCCTACGGTTATCTCCGCGGAGAGAAGGGCGTGCACCGGCTGGTGCGCATCAGCCCCTTCGACGCCAACGCCCGGCGGCATACCAGTTTCTCCAGCCTGGACGTGGCGCCGATGATTGAGGATGACGGCGACGAAATCAAGGTTGATATGAAGTATGTGCGGGTGGATACCTACCATTCTTCCGGCGCCGGCGGACAGAACGTTAACAAGACCAGTTCCGCTGTTCGTATGACGTACGTCAAGGACGACGTGACTATCGTGGTTGCCTGCCAGACTGAACGTGACCAGGTGCAGAACCGTGCCACCTGTATGAAAATGCTGAAGGCCAAGCTGCTGGAACTGAAGGAACGTGAAAAGGAACAGCAGATGGCGGACATCAAGGGCGAGATGAAGAAGATCGAATGGGGCAGCCAGATCCGCTCCTACGTATTCCAGCCCTATACCATGGTCAAGGATCACCGCACCAACTACGAGAGCGGCAACATTGACGACGTGATGAACGGAAACCTGGAAGGCTTTGTCACTGCATACCTGAAGATGCAGTAA
- a CDS encoding DUF1461 domain-containing protein codes for MKTAAARLCGFLLVWAVILFTLAAAVYGIAGDGDLLSREMLRHAPPETTGLPEKEYPGVGRMTAAYLTGQEENFQYIWTDADDRGYIGFQAHEADHMADCRGLIGLAGTLRWITGAAALLLAGIGILLRSWKAFAGGMLTGLCAAGVLVAGIAVWALVNFDGLFITFHRVAFTNEGWLLDPRTDLLIRLMPVHFFVSLGIRIMIWILAAGFVLFCTGKCIHHAEIRSNNGNGQLQSNDCV; via the coding sequence ATGAAAACCGCTGCCGCCCGGCTGTGCGGATTCCTGCTTGTATGGGCAGTGATCCTGTTTACGCTGGCGGCAGCGGTGTACGGTATTGCCGGGGACGGAGATCTGCTTTCGCGGGAGATGCTCCGTCATGCGCCGCCGGAAACAACGGGTCTTCCGGAGAAGGAATACCCGGGAGTCGGGCGGATGACAGCCGCCTACCTGACCGGACAGGAAGAGAACTTCCAGTATATCTGGACGGACGCGGACGACCGCGGATATATCGGCTTTCAGGCGCATGAAGCGGACCATATGGCGGACTGCCGGGGACTGATCGGCCTGGCAGGAACGCTGCGGTGGATCACCGGTGCGGCGGCACTGCTGCTGGCCGGCATCGGCATCCTGCTTCGGAGTTGGAAAGCATTTGCCGGCGGAATGCTGACAGGGCTTTGCGCGGCAGGGGTGCTGGTTGCCGGTATCGCGGTATGGGCGCTGGTGAATTTTGACGGCCTGTTTATTACGTTCCACCGGGTGGCCTTTACCAATGAGGGCTGGCTCCTGGACCCACGGACGGACCTGCTGATCCGGCTGATGCCGGTCCATTTCTTTGTTTCGCTGGGTATCCGGATTATGATTTGGATTCTTGCTGCAGGATTTGTGCTTTTTTGTACAGGAAAATGCATACATCATGCAGAAATAAGAAGTAATAACGGAAACGGACAACTCCAGAGCAATGATTGCGTTTAG
- the tsaD gene encoding tRNA (adenosine(37)-N6)-threonylcarbamoyltransferase complex transferase subunit TsaD, which yields MNYELKSRLQAEELKNKETVRILSLETSCDETAAAVIENGRKILSNVVFSQIDLHELYGGVVPEIASRAHMEACDRVVDQALREAGMSLQEVDALAVTKGPGLVGALLTGVNCMKGLAFAAGKPLVGVNHIEGHVSANYLSHPDLEPPFLCLVVSGGHSHLVEVSDYGTYRLLGQTVDDAAGEAFDKAARALGLPYPGGPRIDKLAEEGDPEAFTLPSPKTDGRYDYSFSGLKTAFMNTVHTLEQRGETLPKADLAASFRRAVCRELTAKARLLLEERGRDGYNGFALAGGVSANRELRRMAAAMCEDLKISLFMPELHLCTDNGAMIGSAAYYRLRNGELAGLDLNAMPALRLV from the coding sequence ATGAATTATGAATTGAAATCGCGCCTGCAGGCTGAGGAGCTGAAGAACAAGGAAACCGTCCGCATCCTCTCCCTGGAGACCAGCTGCGATGAAACCGCGGCAGCCGTAATTGAGAACGGCCGGAAGATCCTGAGCAATGTGGTGTTCAGCCAGATCGACCTGCACGAACTCTATGGCGGTGTGGTGCCGGAGATTGCCAGCCGGGCCCATATGGAAGCCTGCGACCGGGTCGTGGACCAGGCACTGCGGGAAGCAGGCATGAGCCTGCAGGAAGTGGACGCCCTGGCGGTCACAAAGGGACCGGGACTGGTCGGCGCGCTGCTGACCGGCGTCAACTGCATGAAGGGACTGGCTTTTGCGGCGGGGAAACCGCTGGTGGGCGTCAATCATATTGAAGGTCACGTGAGCGCGAATTACCTGAGCCATCCGGACCTTGAACCGCCTTTCCTGTGCCTGGTGGTATCCGGCGGTCACAGCCATCTGGTGGAGGTATCGGATTACGGAACTTACCGCCTGCTGGGCCAGACGGTGGACGACGCGGCGGGAGAGGCTTTTGACAAGGCTGCCCGGGCGCTGGGACTGCCTTATCCGGGCGGGCCGCGGATTGACAAGCTGGCGGAAGAAGGCGATCCGGAAGCGTTTACCCTGCCCAGTCCGAAAACGGACGGGCGGTATGACTACAGTTTCAGCGGACTGAAGACTGCCTTCATGAATACGGTGCATACGCTGGAACAGCGGGGAGAAACCCTGCCGAAGGCGGACCTGGCAGCCAGCTTCCGCCGGGCGGTCTGCCGGGAACTGACGGCCAAGGCCAGGCTGCTCCTGGAGGAACGGGGACGGGACGGCTACAACGGGTTTGCGCTGGCAGGCGGCGTATCAGCCAACCGGGAGCTGCGGCGGATGGCCGCGGCCATGTGTGAGGATCTGAAGATTTCCCTGTTCATGCCGGAGCTGCATCTGTGCACGGATAACGGAGCCATGATTGGCAGCGCGGCATATTACAGGCTGAGGAACGGAGAACTGGCGGGGCTGGATCTGAATGCCATGCCCGCACTCAGGTTGGTATAA
- a CDS encoding diguanylate cyclase produces MRERLKFWNQYGYQLDVFRKYADAVGKSNRGSLRVISAIAVIGAPPVIFFGYATHQVHGGVYFLLGVLLAGILAAVCAYRKTSSNASLLITGYLLGITVYAAAIWSAVSYDTDVFWIGIHLIVGGFMFDYAWRIGALQLVGYVALEISWRAQAGVQDSLHSAFTVLYLVISLITIYTLNRARVVLITGREESRRAAETDLLTGLTARVAAQKEIEEHLKTDEHGVMMLLDLDGFKSVNDKLGHQMGDKVLIEVAADMKAMFRNSDVLSRLGGDEFVIYLKSAPGKEWVLERSEQMVQKISRTVGSGENAVRVAASVGIVMTDMVERSYDDLYRAADIAMYTAKNAGGNKAMFYTEEMKHHREAVESSGQE; encoded by the coding sequence ATGAGGGAAAGGCTGAAATTCTGGAACCAGTATGGATATCAGCTGGACGTATTCAGGAAATACGCAGATGCTGTAGGGAAAAGTAACCGGGGCTCTCTGCGTGTAATCAGCGCGATTGCTGTTATCGGAGCACCGCCGGTGATCTTCTTCGGATATGCGACCCACCAGGTTCACGGCGGTGTGTATTTCCTCCTGGGCGTGCTGCTTGCCGGGATTCTCGCGGCGGTCTGTGCCTACCGCAAAACTTCCTCGAACGCGTCACTGCTGATCACGGGATATCTCCTGGGGATTACGGTGTATGCGGCAGCAATCTGGTCGGCGGTCAGTTATGATACAGATGTTTTCTGGATCGGTATTCACCTGATCGTGGGCGGATTCATGTTTGACTATGCCTGGCGCATCGGTGCGCTTCAGCTTGTGGGCTATGTCGCACTGGAGATTTCCTGGCGGGCGCAGGCCGGCGTCCAGGATTCGCTTCACAGTGCGTTTACCGTCCTGTATCTGGTGATCAGCCTGATTACGATCTATACGCTGAACCGGGCCAGGGTGGTGCTGATCACCGGCAGGGAAGAAAGCCGTCGCGCCGCCGAGACAGACCTGCTGACCGGCCTGACGGCCCGGGTGGCAGCGCAGAAGGAGATCGAAGAGCATCTGAAGACCGATGAACACGGCGTGATGATGCTGCTGGACCTGGATGGCTTCAAAAGCGTGAATGACAAGCTGGGCCATCAGATGGGCGACAAGGTACTGATTGAAGTGGCCGCGGATATGAAGGCGATGTTCCGCAACTCTGACGTGCTGAGCCGTCTGGGCGGAGACGAATTCGTCATTTATCTGAAGAGCGCTCCCGGCAAGGAATGGGTGCTGGAGCGTTCCGAACAGATGGTGCAGAAGATCAGCCGTACGGTGGGCTCCGGTGAAAACGCTGTCCGTGTGGCAGCCAGCGTCGGGATCGTGATGACGGATATGGTTGAACGATCCTACGACGATCTGTACCGCGCGGCGGACATTGCCATGTATACCGCCAAGAATGCCGGCGGAAACAAAGCGATGTTCTATACAGAAGAAATGAAACATCACAGGGAAGCCGTGGAAAGCTCCGGACAGGAGTAA
- the uvrA gene encoding excinuclease ABC subunit UvrA, giving the protein MNEFLKIRGAREHNLKNISLQIPRDKLTVITGLSGSGKSSLAFDTIYAEGQRRYVESLTSYARQFLGQMDKPDVDAIEGLSPAISIDQKTTGRNPRSTVGTVTEVHDYLRLLWARIGVPHCPVCGREIRKQSVDEIVDAVCAAPEGTRMQVLSPLVRGRKGEHKDLLSSARKSGYVRVRIDGEMYDLEDTPELDKKKKHTIEIVVDRLIRRDTDEFRHRLAEDVETASVRGAGLVIIDCMDKGETLYSMNYACPDCGVSIEELEPRMFSFNSPYGACPACSGLGIRMKISREAIFPDERVTLREGAMNLMGFNAAEDNGIAAQYFGAMGKKYGFTLDTPLEEINGEGMDALLYGTGDEKISITYEGARGMREYTTSFEGIIPTLERRYKETTSDAMKQAYEEYMAEETCPECGGQRLKAEARAVTVGGKSLPEVSDMSIQQAREFFANLELSGNDRIIAAQILKEIDARLGFLCDVGLEYLTLSRGAGTLSGGEAQRIRLATQIGSALMGVMYILDEPSIGLHQRDNAKLIATLRRMRDLGNTVIVVEHDEETMLAADWIVDVGPGAGLHGGYIVAEGTADDIRACPESLTGQYLSGKKVIPVPTKRRKPTGWLTVRGAEEHNLKHIDVRVPLGVLTCVTGVSGSGKSSLVNEIIYKNLARKLNRAKTRPGRFESMEGLELLDKIIMIDQSPIGRTPRSNPATYTGLFDLIRKLFALSPEAKARGYKENRFSFNVKGGRCEACQGDGMKRIEMHFLPDLYVPCDVCHGRRYNRETLEVTWQGKNISEVLDMTVEEALGFFENHPQITRKLETLYDVGLGYMKLGQASTTLSGGEAQRVKLATELSRRATGKTIYLLDEPTTGLHMADVDRLIQVLQRLTDAGNSVLVIEHNLDVIKVSDHIIDLGPEGGSGGGTVVAEGTPEQVAAVKGSYTGEYLKKVL; this is encoded by the coding sequence ATGAATGAATTTCTGAAGATCAGGGGTGCCCGTGAGCACAACCTGAAGAACATTTCTCTTCAAATACCGAGAGATAAGCTGACTGTGATTACGGGACTGAGCGGCAGCGGCAAAAGCTCGCTGGCCTTCGACACGATATACGCGGAAGGCCAGCGCCGCTATGTGGAGAGCCTGACCAGCTATGCCCGGCAGTTCCTCGGCCAGATGGACAAACCGGACGTGGACGCCATTGAAGGCCTGAGCCCGGCGATTTCCATTGACCAGAAAACAACGGGGCGGAATCCCCGTTCCACGGTTGGCACCGTGACAGAGGTGCACGACTATCTGCGCCTGCTCTGGGCGCGGATCGGTGTGCCGCACTGCCCGGTCTGCGGCCGGGAGATCCGGAAGCAGTCTGTGGATGAAATCGTGGACGCGGTCTGCGCCGCGCCGGAGGGGACCCGGATGCAGGTGCTCAGCCCGCTGGTCCGCGGACGCAAGGGGGAGCATAAGGATCTGCTTTCTTCCGCCCGCAAGAGCGGTTATGTCCGTGTGCGGATTGACGGGGAAATGTATGACCTGGAGGACACTCCGGAGCTGGACAAAAAGAAAAAGCATACCATTGAGATTGTGGTGGACCGCCTGATCCGCCGGGATACGGATGAGTTCCGCCACCGCCTGGCGGAGGACGTGGAAACCGCTTCCGTGCGGGGCGCTGGACTGGTGATCATCGACTGTATGGATAAGGGCGAAACGCTGTACAGCATGAACTATGCCTGTCCGGACTGCGGCGTGTCCATAGAGGAACTGGAGCCCCGGATGTTCTCCTTCAACAGCCCGTACGGCGCCTGCCCGGCCTGCAGCGGCCTGGGCATCCGGATGAAGATCAGCCGGGAGGCGATTTTCCCGGATGAGCGGGTGACCCTGCGGGAAGGCGCCATGAACCTGATGGGTTTCAATGCCGCGGAAGATAACGGCATTGCGGCTCAATACTTCGGCGCCATGGGAAAGAAGTACGGCTTTACGCTGGATACGCCCCTGGAGGAGATCAACGGCGAGGGCATGGACGCCCTGCTGTACGGCACCGGGGATGAAAAGATCAGCATTACCTATGAAGGCGCCCGCGGCATGCGGGAATATACCACCAGCTTTGAGGGGATCATCCCCACGCTTGAGCGGCGCTACAAGGAAACCACCTCAGACGCCATGAAGCAGGCCTATGAGGAATACATGGCGGAGGAAACCTGTCCGGAATGCGGCGGGCAGCGCCTGAAGGCGGAAGCCCGGGCGGTAACCGTGGGCGGAAAGAGCCTGCCGGAAGTCAGCGATATGAGCATCCAGCAGGCCAGGGAGTTCTTCGCGAACCTGGAGCTGAGCGGGAATGACCGGATTATTGCGGCACAGATCCTGAAGGAGATTGACGCCCGGCTGGGCTTCCTGTGCGACGTGGGCCTGGAGTACCTGACCCTCAGCCGCGGCGCGGGTACGCTTTCCGGCGGCGAAGCGCAGCGCATCCGCCTGGCGACCCAGATCGGCAGCGCCCTGATGGGGGTTATGTATATTCTGGATGAACCCAGCATCGGCCTGCACCAGCGGGATAACGCGAAACTGATCGCGACGCTCCGCAGGATGCGGGACCTGGGCAACACCGTGATTGTGGTTGAGCATGATGAGGAAACCATGCTGGCCGCGGACTGGATTGTGGACGTGGGTCCCGGCGCGGGACTGCACGGAGGCTATATTGTGGCGGAAGGCACGGCGGATGATATCCGCGCCTGCCCGGAAAGCCTGACCGGTCAGTACCTGAGCGGGAAAAAGGTAATTCCGGTACCGACGAAACGGCGGAAGCCCACGGGCTGGCTGACGGTCCGGGGTGCGGAAGAACACAACCTGAAGCATATTGACGTGCGGGTTCCGCTGGGCGTGCTCACCTGCGTGACGGGTGTCAGCGGCAGCGGCAAGAGCAGCCTCGTCAATGAGATTATCTATAAGAACCTTGCCAGGAAGCTGAACCGGGCCAAGACGCGTCCCGGCCGCTTCGAAAGCATGGAGGGCCTGGAGCTGCTGGACAAGATCATCATGATCGACCAGAGCCCCATCGGCCGGACGCCCCGGAGCAATCCGGCCACCTATACCGGCCTGTTTGACCTGATCCGCAAGCTGTTTGCCCTCAGCCCGGAAGCCAAGGCCAGGGGCTATAAGGAAAACCGTTTCTCCTTCAACGTCAAGGGCGGCCGCTGCGAGGCCTGCCAGGGAGACGGTATGAAGCGGATTGAGATGCACTTCCTGCCGGATCTGTATGTTCCCTGTGACGTCTGCCACGGCCGCCGGTATAACCGGGAGACCCTGGAAGTCACCTGGCAGGGAAAGAATATCAGTGAAGTGCTGGATATGACGGTGGAGGAAGCCCTCGGCTTCTTCGAAAACCATCCCCAGATCACCCGCAAGCTGGAAACCCTGTATGACGTGGGCCTTGGCTACATGAAGCTGGGCCAGGCCTCCACCACGCTCTCCGGCGGTGAAGCCCAGCGCGTGAAGCTGGCGACAGAGCTGAGCCGCAGGGCGACCGGTAAAACCATTTACCTGCTGGATGAGCCGACCACCGGCCTCCATATGGCGGACGTGGACCGGCTGATCCAGGTGCTTCAGCGGCTGACGGACGCCGGAAACTCGGTGCTGGTCATCGAGCATAACCTGGATGTGATCAAGGTATCGGATCATATCATTGACCTGGGTCCGGAAGGCGGCAGCGGCGGCGGTACCGTCGTGGCGGAAGGCACTCCGGAACAGGTGGCTGCGGTAAAGGGATCCTATACCGGGGAATACCTGAAAAAGGTGCTTTGA
- a CDS encoding adenylosuccinate synthase: MACTALVGINWGDEGKGRMVDLLAEAFDIVVRFQGGANAGHKIINQFGKYDLHLLPSGVCRPGVVNILGNGVALDPETLIKEIEDQKGIEITPDNLMISERASLLLPWHREIDVLEEARLKDKHDGSTKQGIAPFYSDKNQKKTILAGELFYPERLKKHVKELCAWKNLTLEKIYGVKPASEKELMAWLNKYSEQIKPFIRNTRDYLIKAESDHKRILFEAQLGALRDLDFGIYPYTTSVSTLASYAPIGAGVPGVEVDRVIGVIKAYATCLGDGPFVTEYTGKKGDAFRKMCGEDEPEGGRTVRIGPIDLVASKYGTEVQAATELALTKLDMLSDLDEIPLCVGYKLNGQVITDMPFAAALDDCEPVYETMKGWKCDISTVRHWWDLPEEAKAYVNRLEHAVGCVIRWISVGPERHSIIRRG; encoded by the coding sequence ATGGCTTGTACCGCACTCGTTGGCATCAACTGGGGCGACGAAGGAAAGGGCAGAATGGTAGACCTGCTGGCGGAGGCCTTCGACATTGTTGTCAGGTTCCAGGGCGGCGCCAACGCAGGACATAAAATTATCAACCAATTCGGCAAATATGACCTGCACCTGCTGCCTTCCGGCGTATGCCGCCCCGGCGTGGTCAACATTCTGGGAAACGGTGTTGCGCTGGATCCGGAAACATTGATCAAGGAAATAGAGGATCAGAAGGGAATCGAGATTACCCCCGACAACCTGATGATCAGTGAGCGGGCGTCCCTGCTGCTGCCCTGGCACAGGGAGATTGACGTGCTGGAGGAAGCCCGGCTGAAGGATAAACACGACGGCTCCACCAAGCAGGGTATCGCGCCCTTCTACTCCGACAAGAACCAGAAGAAGACGATCCTGGCCGGGGAATTATTCTATCCGGAACGGCTGAAAAAGCATGTGAAAGAGCTGTGCGCCTGGAAGAACCTGACCCTGGAAAAGATTTACGGCGTCAAACCGGCTTCCGAAAAGGAACTGATGGCCTGGCTGAATAAATACAGTGAGCAGATCAAGCCCTTTATCAGGAATACCCGGGACTACCTGATCAAAGCGGAAAGCGATCACAAGCGCATCCTGTTTGAGGCTCAGCTCGGCGCCCTGCGGGATCTTGACTTCGGTATCTATCCCTACACGACGTCGGTCAGTACGCTGGCTTCCTACGCGCCGATCGGCGCTGGGGTTCCCGGTGTGGAGGTTGACCGGGTGATCGGCGTCATCAAAGCATACGCCACCTGCCTGGGCGACGGTCCTTTCGTGACCGAGTATACAGGCAAGAAGGGTGATGCGTTCCGCAAGATGTGCGGCGAGGATGAACCGGAAGGCGGACGTACCGTCCGTATCGGGCCGATCGACTTGGTGGCAAGCAAGTACGGTACCGAAGTTCAGGCGGCCACGGAACTGGCGCTGACGAAGCTGGATATGCTCAGCGACCTGGACGAGATCCCGCTGTGCGTCGGTTATAAGCTGAACGGTCAGGTGATTACGGATATGCCTTTTGCCGCCGCACTGGATGACTGCGAGCCGGTTTATGAGACCATGAAGGGCTGGAAGTGCGATATTTCCACCGTCCGTCACTGGTGGGACCTGCCGGAAGAGGCAAAGGCTTATGTCAACCGGCTTGAGCATGCGGTCGGATGCGTGATCCGCTGGATTTCCGTCGGACCGGAACGCCACAGTATCATTCGCCGCGGATAA